In Cupriavidus taiwanensis, the following proteins share a genomic window:
- a CDS encoding DUF484 family protein: MNAQDVAAYLQSHPEFFEEHAELLAAVQLTSPHSHRAVSLQERQMEILREKNKGLELRLADLVRHGHENDRTQQRLHDWQLRLLAEADSHALPYAVQDGLRQVFDVPAVALRLWDVAEQYAHMEVAQGASEDLRIFAEGLRAPYCGSNSGFEAASLLERDDITSLAMVTLRVPLRAGEAEAGADVRGAAFGLLVLGSPDPRRFHDGMGTAYLSQIGEVAGAALKRLRD; this comes from the coding sequence ATGAACGCCCAAGACGTTGCCGCCTACCTGCAGAGCCATCCCGAGTTCTTCGAAGAACATGCCGAGCTGCTGGCCGCGGTGCAGCTGACCAGCCCGCACAGCCATCGCGCCGTGTCGCTGCAGGAGCGCCAGATGGAAATCCTGCGCGAGAAGAACAAGGGCCTGGAGCTGCGCCTGGCGGACCTGGTCCGCCATGGCCACGAGAACGACCGCACCCAGCAGCGCCTGCACGACTGGCAATTGCGCCTGCTGGCCGAGGCCGATTCGCATGCGCTGCCGTATGCGGTGCAGGACGGCCTGCGGCAGGTGTTCGACGTGCCGGCGGTCGCGCTCAGGCTGTGGGATGTCGCCGAACAGTACGCGCACATGGAAGTGGCGCAGGGCGCCAGCGAAGATCTGCGCATCTTTGCCGAAGGCCTGCGTGCGCCGTACTGCGGCAGCAACAGCGGCTTCGAGGCGGCCAGCCTGCTGGAGCGCGACGATATCACCTCGCTGGCGATGGTGACGCTGCGCGTGCCGCTGCGCGCCGGCGAGGCCGAGGCCGGCGCCGACGTGCGTGGCGCGGCCTTTGGCCTGCTGGTGCTGGGCTCGCCCGATCCGCGCCGCTTCCACGACGGCATGGGCACCGCCTACCTGTCGCAGATCGGCGAGGTCGCGGGCGCCGCGCTGAAGCGGCTGCGCGACTGA
- a CDS encoding tyrosine recombinase XerC, whose protein sequence is MTARRPPRDAVAPSAPAGGEAPPPDPLVTRYLDWLRGSRKLAEHTLSGYARELRVLQAHAAQHAPGVALLALQTHHIRNFAARLHAAGLVGTSIGRALSAWRGFYLWAARHGHGVSVNPVDGVRAPRSRHALPKALSVEHAVALVAHPAGTDAEALRDQAVYELFYSSGLRLSELVQLDLRYADADGYRSSGWLDLAGAEVTVTGKGSRRRSVPVGSKALAALQAWLAVRDGLLRPGAAPEDAHALFLGPRGRRLSMRTVQLRLKQQALRAGVPADVHPHMLRHSFATHMLQSSGDLRAVQEMLGHASISTTQVYTALDFQHLAKVYDKAHPRAGRARAKPGADAAASAAHVDDTPED, encoded by the coding sequence ATGACTGCACGCCGGCCGCCGCGCGACGCGGTCGCGCCGTCCGCTCCCGCCGGCGGCGAAGCGCCGCCGCCGGACCCGCTGGTCACGCGCTATCTCGACTGGCTGCGCGGCAGCCGCAAGCTGGCCGAGCACACGCTGTCGGGCTATGCGCGCGAACTGCGCGTGCTGCAGGCGCACGCGGCGCAGCATGCGCCGGGCGTCGCGCTGCTGGCGCTGCAGACCCACCATATCCGCAATTTCGCCGCACGGCTGCATGCCGCCGGACTGGTCGGCACCAGTATCGGGCGCGCGCTGTCGGCATGGCGCGGCTTCTATCTCTGGGCGGCGCGCCATGGCCATGGCGTGAGCGTGAATCCGGTCGATGGCGTGCGCGCGCCGCGCTCGCGGCACGCGCTGCCCAAGGCGCTGTCGGTCGAGCACGCGGTGGCGCTGGTGGCGCACCCTGCCGGCACCGACGCCGAGGCGCTGCGCGACCAGGCGGTCTACGAACTGTTCTACTCGAGCGGGCTGCGGCTGTCCGAGCTGGTGCAGCTGGACCTGCGCTATGCCGATGCCGACGGCTACCGCTCGAGCGGCTGGCTCGACCTGGCCGGCGCCGAGGTCACCGTGACCGGCAAGGGCTCGCGCCGGCGCTCGGTGCCGGTCGGCAGCAAGGCCCTCGCCGCGCTGCAGGCGTGGCTGGCGGTGCGCGACGGCTTGCTGCGCCCAGGCGCCGCGCCCGAGGACGCCCATGCCCTGTTCCTCGGTCCGCGCGGACGGCGCCTGTCGATGCGCACCGTGCAGCTGCGGCTCAAGCAGCAGGCGCTGCGCGCCGGGGTGCCGGCCGACGTGCATCCGCACATGCTGCGGCATTCCTTCGCCACGCACATGCTGCAGTCTTCCGGCGACCTGCGCGCGGTGCAGGAGATGCTGGGCCATGCCAGCATCTCGACCACGCAGGTCTACACCGCGCTGGATTTCCAGCACCTGGCCAAGGTCTACGACAAGGCCCACCCGCGTGCCGGCCGCGCGCGCGCAAAGCCGGGAGCCGATGCCGCTGCCAGCGCGGCGCACGTCGACGACACCCCGGAAGACTGA
- a CDS encoding transcriptional regulator GcvA, whose protein sequence is MAWKSAWEKDLPRGWHRELPRLPALTALRAFEAAARHESFSRAATELFVTHGAVSHQIRALEDELGMPLFERHGKRVALTPAGRLYAERVRDALLQIADATRALQAGNRDKRLTISTMPSFAARWLTPRIGSFIERHPELDVELLSSNTLVNFAHEEVDIALRMGSGDYPGLYVERLLDDVFFPVCSPAFNGGRLPERPQDMAGMPLLRGEGDPWKPWFEAAGLDWPEPRKGLLLEDSSLLLQAASEGQGIALIRSSLACNDLLSGRVVRLFDVSIPCPWLLYFVCAPGSLNLPKVQAFRGWLLPEIERFREVLAQWE, encoded by the coding sequence ATGGCCTGGAAAAGCGCCTGGGAGAAAGACCTGCCGCGCGGCTGGCACCGCGAACTGCCGCGCCTGCCGGCGCTGACCGCGCTGCGCGCGTTCGAGGCCGCGGCGCGGCACGAGAGCTTTTCGCGCGCCGCCACGGAGCTGTTCGTCACCCACGGCGCGGTCAGCCACCAGATCCGCGCGCTCGAAGACGAACTGGGCATGCCGCTGTTCGAGCGCCACGGCAAGCGCGTGGCGCTGACGCCGGCGGGCCGGCTCTATGCCGAGCGCGTGCGCGACGCGCTGCTGCAGATCGCCGATGCCACGCGCGCGCTGCAGGCCGGCAACCGCGACAAGCGCCTGACCATCAGCACCATGCCGTCGTTTGCCGCACGCTGGCTAACGCCGCGCATCGGCAGCTTTATCGAGCGCCACCCGGAACTGGATGTCGAACTGCTGTCGTCCAACACGCTGGTCAACTTTGCCCACGAAGAAGTCGATATCGCGCTGCGCATGGGCAGCGGCGACTATCCCGGCCTGTACGTTGAGCGGCTGCTCGACGACGTCTTCTTCCCGGTCTGCAGCCCCGCCTTCAATGGCGGGCGGCTGCCCGAACGGCCGCAGGACATGGCCGGCATGCCGCTGCTGCGCGGCGAGGGCGATCCGTGGAAGCCGTGGTTCGAGGCCGCCGGGCTGGACTGGCCCGAGCCGCGCAAGGGCCTGCTGCTGGAAGATTCGTCGCTGCTGCTGCAGGCCGCCTCGGAGGGCCAGGGCATTGCCCTGATCCGCTCTTCGCTGGCCTGCAACGACCTGCTTTCCGGGCGCGTGGTGCGGCTGTTCGACGTCAGCATCCCGTGCCCGTGGCTGCTGTACTTTGTGTGCGCGCCGGGCTCGCTGAACCTGCCCAAGGTGCAGGCCTTCCGCGGCTGGCTGCTGCCCGAGATCGAGCGCTTCCGCGAGGTGCTGGCGCAGTGGGAGTGA
- a CDS encoding DUF2917 domain-containing protein, translating into MKTVLTTTEFTLNPGEVTTLSVHAAQRLHIAEARGTDVWLTRENDSEDYWLRCGGSLLLRPGDEVVLSIDPRALHPVRLALIAEARRPALALADLPHLVYRSLRRLVRGTEWTPNQDRVTAS; encoded by the coding sequence ATGAAAACCGTGCTCACAACGACCGAGTTCACCCTGAATCCTGGCGAAGTCACCACGCTGTCAGTGCACGCCGCGCAACGCCTGCACATTGCAGAGGCCCGCGGTACCGACGTATGGCTGACCCGCGAGAACGATTCGGAGGACTACTGGCTGCGTTGTGGCGGCAGCCTGCTGCTGCGCCCGGGCGACGAGGTGGTGCTCAGCATCGACCCGCGCGCCTTGCATCCGGTGCGGCTGGCGCTGATCGCCGAGGCCCGCCGCCCGGCGCTGGCGCTGGCCGACCTGCCGCACCTGGTGTACCGCAGCCTGCGCCGGCTGGTTCGAGGCACGGAGTGGACGCCTAACCAGGACCGGGTCACCGCTTCCTGA
- the lipB gene encoding lipoyl(octanoyl) transferase LipB, whose product MHPIQVIERGREDYQPCFDAMRAFTAARTPETPDQVWLVEHPPVYTLGQAGDPAHLLAPDERIPVVQIDRGGQITYHGPGQVVAYLLLDLRRRRLMVRELVHGIEQAVLDTLAAYNLAAERKPGAPGIYLSGGPHQGAKIAALGLKIRNGCSYHGVSLNVQMDLSPFLRINPCGYAGLETVDMASAGATCPVADADGAPVPVTAATQPEIAQRLAAALCEVLAAHEARVLAAEEIAAPALAS is encoded by the coding sequence ATGCATCCGATTCAAGTCATCGAACGCGGCCGCGAGGACTATCAGCCGTGTTTCGACGCGATGCGCGCCTTCACCGCCGCACGCACCCCCGAGACGCCCGACCAGGTCTGGCTGGTCGAGCATCCGCCGGTCTACACGCTGGGCCAGGCGGGCGACCCCGCGCACCTGCTGGCCCCGGACGAGCGGATTCCGGTGGTGCAGATCGATCGTGGCGGGCAGATCACTTATCACGGCCCGGGGCAGGTGGTGGCCTACCTGCTGCTGGACCTGCGGCGCCGCCGGCTGATGGTGCGCGAGCTGGTGCACGGCATCGAGCAGGCCGTGCTGGACACGCTCGCGGCGTATAATCTCGCAGCCGAACGCAAGCCCGGCGCCCCCGGCATCTACCTGTCCGGCGGGCCGCACCAGGGCGCCAAGATTGCCGCGCTCGGCCTCAAGATCCGCAACGGCTGCAGCTACCACGGCGTCAGCCTCAACGTGCAGATGGACCTGTCGCCGTTCCTGCGCATCAATCCCTGCGGCTATGCCGGGCTGGAAACAGTCGACATGGCCAGCGCGGGCGCCACCTGCCCGGTGGCGGATGCCGATGGCGCCCCGGTGCCCGTGACCGCGGCAACACAACCCGAGATCGCACAGCGCCTGGCGGCTGCATTGTGCGAGGTGCTGGCAGCGCACGAAGCTCGCGTGCTGGCGGCTGAAGAAATTGCCGCCCCGGCCCTGGCCTCCTAG
- the lipA gene encoding lipoyl synthase has translation MSDALIATSSEAPQSPAEQYDPTRKQKSADKTARIPIKIVPAEKLKKPDWIRVKAATGNSRFYEIKDILRANNLVTVCEEASCPNIGECFGKGTATFMIMGDKCTRRCPFCDVGHGRPDPLDVNEPGNLARTIAQLKLNYVVITSVDRDDLRDGGAQHYVDCISQTRELSPDTRIEVLVPDFRGRLDKALDILQACPPDVMNHNMETVPRLYKQARPGADYAHSLKLLQEFKRRNPNVPTKSGLMVGLGETDEEILEVMRDMRAHDIDMLTIGQYLAPSNHHLPVLRYVHPDTFKMFEDEAYKMGFTHAAVGAMVRSSYHADQQAHQAGFA, from the coding sequence ATGAGCGACGCACTGATCGCCACTTCCAGCGAAGCCCCGCAGTCCCCCGCGGAGCAGTACGACCCGACCCGCAAGCAGAAGTCGGCCGACAAGACCGCGCGCATCCCCATCAAGATCGTGCCGGCCGAGAAGCTCAAGAAGCCGGACTGGATCCGCGTGAAGGCCGCCACCGGCAATTCGCGTTTCTATGAGATCAAGGACATCCTGCGCGCCAACAACCTGGTGACGGTGTGCGAGGAAGCCAGCTGCCCCAATATCGGCGAATGCTTCGGCAAGGGCACGGCCACCTTCATGATCATGGGCGACAAATGCACGCGCCGCTGCCCGTTCTGCGACGTCGGCCACGGCCGCCCGGACCCGCTCGACGTGAACGAGCCCGGCAACCTGGCCCGCACCATCGCCCAGCTCAAGCTGAACTACGTGGTCATCACCAGCGTCGACCGCGACGACCTGCGCGACGGCGGCGCGCAGCACTATGTCGACTGCATCTCGCAGACGCGCGAGCTGTCGCCCGATACCCGCATCGAAGTGCTGGTGCCCGACTTCCGCGGCCGTCTGGACAAGGCGCTGGACATCCTGCAGGCGTGCCCGCCCGACGTGATGAACCACAACATGGAAACCGTGCCGCGCCTGTACAAGCAGGCCCGCCCGGGCGCCGACTACGCGCACTCGCTCAAGCTGCTGCAGGAGTTCAAGCGCCGCAATCCCAACGTCCCGACCAAGTCCGGCCTGATGGTCGGCCTGGGCGAGACCGACGAGGAAATCCTGGAAGTCATGCGCGACATGCGCGCGCACGACATCGACATGCTCACCATCGGCCAGTACCTGGCGCCGTCGAACCACCACCTGCCGGTGCTGCGCTACGTGCATCCCGACACCTTCAAGATGTTTGAGGACGAGGCCTACAAGATGGGCTTCACCCACGCTGCCGTGGGGGCGATGGTGCGCAGTTCCTACCATGCTGACCAGCAGGCGCATCAGGCGGGGTTTGCCTGA
- a CDS encoding type II toxin-antitoxin system RelE/ParE family toxin — translation MRTYPVVFAPEFVEQLEDLYDYVAEAASPYIAARYTDAIVEYCESLSTFPHRGTLRDDVRPGLRITHYKKRAVIAFAVDTDKVSIIGLFYGGRDYETMLNESD, via the coding sequence ATGAGAACCTATCCGGTCGTCTTCGCGCCGGAGTTTGTGGAGCAGCTTGAGGACCTGTACGACTATGTCGCCGAAGCAGCCTCGCCCTATATCGCGGCGCGGTACACCGACGCGATCGTGGAATATTGCGAGTCGCTCAGTACCTTTCCTCATCGCGGCACCCTGCGCGATGACGTGCGGCCAGGGCTGCGGATTACCCATTACAAAAAGCGCGCCGTCATCGCGTTCGCCGTGGACACCGACAAGGTTTCCATCATCGGTTTGTTCTATGGCGGCCGGGACTACGAGACGATGCTGAACGAGTCAGATTGA
- a CDS encoding ribbon-helix-helix domain-containing protein, giving the protein MRTTQQLSVTLPTEMAQAVKDKVRSGEYASESEVIRDGLRALLARDRAVDAWLLQQVGPAYDALQADPSRAVTADDVRARLAAKQAGKAKGR; this is encoded by the coding sequence ATGCGAACTACTCAACAATTGAGCGTCACGCTGCCGACCGAGATGGCTCAGGCGGTCAAGGACAAGGTGCGGTCGGGTGAATACGCCAGTGAAAGCGAGGTCATTCGCGATGGCTTGCGCGCGCTGCTGGCGCGGGACCGGGCCGTGGACGCGTGGTTGCTGCAGCAAGTGGGCCCTGCCTATGATGCGCTTCAGGCGGATCCGTCCCGTGCCGTGACCGCAGATGACGTTCGTGCTCGTCTGGCTGCCAAACAGGCTGGTAAAGCCAAAGGCCGATGA
- the pxpB gene encoding 5-oxoprolinase subunit PxpB, with amino-acid sequence MNCTVHRLAEQALLYSVAPPASLAVQRRIWAMAARAADWRGVVDVVPGMNNLTVIFDDSADADALERNLKLAWASGEARNATGKLVEIPVRYGGEHGPDLGDVAAHTGLTPQEVVRRHAAGEYVVYFLGFQPGFAYMGGLAPELATPRRREPRVAVPAGSVGIGGEQTGIYPAVLPGGWQLIGRTDAELFVADRDPPSLFAPGDTVRFVAEEIIA; translated from the coding sequence ATGAACTGCACCGTCCACCGACTTGCCGAGCAGGCGCTCCTGTACAGCGTCGCGCCGCCCGCCTCGCTGGCCGTCCAGCGTCGCATCTGGGCCATGGCCGCGCGGGCCGCGGATTGGCGCGGCGTGGTCGACGTGGTGCCGGGCATGAACAACCTGACCGTGATCTTCGACGACAGTGCCGACGCGGACGCGCTGGAGCGCAACCTGAAGCTGGCATGGGCCTCGGGCGAGGCGCGCAATGCCACCGGCAAGCTGGTCGAGATCCCGGTCCGCTACGGCGGCGAGCATGGCCCGGATCTGGGCGACGTTGCCGCACATACCGGCCTCACGCCGCAGGAAGTGGTGCGCCGCCATGCGGCGGGCGAGTACGTGGTCTATTTCCTCGGCTTCCAGCCCGGCTTCGCCTACATGGGCGGGCTGGCGCCGGAGCTGGCGACGCCGCGGCGGCGCGAGCCGCGGGTGGCGGTGCCGGCCGGGTCGGTTGGCATCGGCGGCGAGCAGACCGGCATCTATCCGGCGGTGCTGCCGGGCGGCTGGCAGCTGATCGGGCGCACCGACGCCGAACTCTTCGTGGCGGACCGCGATCCGCCGTCCCTGTTCGCGCCCGGCGATACCGTGCGCTTTGTCGCCGAGGAAATCATCGCGTGA
- a CDS encoding biotin-dependent carboxyltransferase family protein, which produces MIEILRPGALASVQDLGRTGFRRFGVGRCGAMDMLAVEVGNRLLGNAPGCAAIEFTLGRAAVRFHADMRVALAGAECGANLDGMPVWSWHAFDAHKGETLTLPSTRGGTRVYLCVAGGIAVEPVMGSRSTDLKSGFGGLGGRALQEGDRLPAGRPGLAAETDWIGVQAPAWALPAAVEGKATAIRMLPGPEYDDFDAAAQAALWQADWTVTPNSNRMGLRLAGPVLARRPERSADLLSHGVMPGVMQVPPAGQPIALMADAQTTGGYPKIGVVIEADLWRLAQVPLGAPVRFVQVSLAQAQAAQDELARYLRQIEQALQWQGDGMPIAARRRTRTRAAA; this is translated from the coding sequence GTGATCGAGATCCTTCGTCCCGGCGCGCTGGCCTCGGTGCAGGACCTGGGCCGTACCGGCTTCCGCCGTTTTGGCGTGGGCCGCTGCGGCGCCATGGACATGCTGGCGGTCGAAGTCGGCAATCGCCTGCTCGGCAATGCGCCCGGCTGCGCCGCCATTGAATTCACGCTGGGACGCGCCGCGGTGCGCTTTCATGCCGATATGCGCGTGGCGCTGGCTGGCGCCGAATGCGGCGCCAATCTTGACGGCATGCCGGTTTGGTCGTGGCACGCGTTCGACGCGCACAAGGGCGAGACCCTGACGCTGCCGTCGACGCGCGGCGGCACGCGCGTGTACCTGTGCGTGGCGGGCGGGATTGCGGTCGAGCCGGTGATGGGCTCGCGCAGCACCGATTTGAAGTCCGGTTTCGGCGGGCTGGGCGGACGCGCGCTGCAGGAAGGCGACCGCCTGCCCGCGGGACGCCCGGGCCTGGCCGCAGAGACCGACTGGATCGGCGTGCAGGCGCCGGCGTGGGCGCTGCCCGCCGCGGTCGAAGGCAAGGCCACGGCGATCCGCATGCTGCCGGGGCCGGAATACGACGATTTTGACGCGGCCGCGCAGGCCGCGCTGTGGCAGGCCGACTGGACCGTCACGCCCAACAGCAACCGCATGGGCCTGCGCCTCGCCGGCCCGGTGCTGGCGCGGCGCCCCGAGCGCAGCGCCGACCTGCTCTCGCACGGGGTGATGCCGGGCGTGATGCAGGTGCCGCCGGCGGGCCAGCCGATCGCGCTGATGGCCGATGCGCAGACCACCGGCGGCTATCCCAAGATCGGCGTGGTGATCGAAGCGGATTTATGGCGGCTGGCGCAGGTGCCGCTGGGCGCGCCGGTGCGCTTCGTGCAGGTGTCGCTGGCGCAGGCGCAGGCGGCGCAGGATGAGCTGGCACGCTACCTGCGGCAGATCGAGCAGGCGCTGCAGTGGCAGGGCGATGGCATGCCGATTGCCGCGCGGCGGCGTACCCGTACGCGAGCGGCAGCATAA
- the pxpA gene encoding 5-oxoprolinase subunit PxpA, producing MQIDLNADLGEGCGNDEALLALISSANIACGWHAGDAATMVQTVQWALAHGVAIGAHPSYPDRENFGRTEMQRDPEHVYADVLYQIGALAAIVRAQGGVLHHVKPHGALYNQAVRDPALARAIVRAVRDFDADLVFFGLAGSQMIDVAREAGLRVKQEVFADRGYNPDGTLVKRGTPGALHEDEEVALDQTLTMVREQRVRAIDGSWVPIQAETVCLHGDGAHALAFARRIRERLGAEGIAIRAGD from the coding sequence ATGCAGATCGATTTGAACGCGGATCTTGGCGAAGGCTGTGGCAATGACGAGGCGCTGCTGGCGCTGATCAGCTCGGCCAATATCGCCTGCGGCTGGCACGCGGGCGACGCCGCCACCATGGTGCAGACGGTGCAGTGGGCGCTGGCGCACGGCGTGGCGATCGGCGCGCACCCGAGCTACCCGGACCGCGAGAACTTCGGCCGCACCGAGATGCAGCGCGACCCGGAGCACGTCTACGCCGACGTGCTGTACCAGATCGGCGCGCTCGCCGCGATCGTGCGCGCGCAGGGCGGCGTGCTGCACCACGTCAAGCCGCATGGCGCGCTGTACAACCAGGCCGTGCGCGACCCGGCGCTGGCGCGCGCGATCGTGCGCGCGGTGCGCGACTTCGACGCCGACCTGGTTTTCTTCGGCCTGGCCGGCAGCCAGATGATCGACGTGGCCCGGGAGGCCGGCCTGCGCGTCAAGCAGGAGGTCTTTGCCGACCGCGGCTACAACCCCGACGGCACGCTGGTCAAGCGCGGCACGCCCGGCGCGCTGCATGAGGACGAGGAAGTTGCCCTGGACCAGACCCTGACCATGGTGCGCGAGCAGCGCGTGCGCGCCATCGACGGCAGCTGGGTACCGATTCAGGCCGAAACCGTGTGTCTGCACGGCGACGGCGCCCACGCGCTGGCCTTCGCGCGCCGCATCCGGGAACGGCTGGGCGCTGAAGGCATCGCGATCCGCGCCGGCGACTGA
- a CDS encoding DUF979 domain-containing protein: MIVSIEYLYWLAGLVLAITALMTFTDRAHPRRLSTGLFWLLYAIVFLVGDRLPPAVVGIVAVVMALIAGFGGVGHGKHESLPEAERRASASRLGNKLFIPALLIPLVTVIGTMLFKDVRIGGVPLLDPKNVTFVSLGIGCLISLAVVCWLTRDTVTQGLRESRRLTESLGWALVLPQMLAMLGLVFADAGVGKAVAHLTTAYINLDYKLVAVAVYCVGMALFTVIMGNGFAAFPVMTGGVGVPILVGMFGGNPAVMAAIGMFSGYCGTLMTPMAANFNIVPAALLELDDKNAVIRAQVPTALAILAANIVLLYWLM; encoded by the coding sequence ATGATTGTCTCGATCGAATACCTCTACTGGCTCGCCGGCCTAGTGCTTGCCATCACCGCGCTGATGACCTTCACCGACCGCGCCCATCCGCGCCGCCTCAGCACCGGCCTGTTCTGGCTGCTGTACGCGATCGTGTTCCTGGTCGGCGACCGGCTGCCACCGGCAGTGGTCGGCATCGTCGCGGTGGTGATGGCGCTGATCGCCGGCTTCGGCGGCGTCGGCCACGGCAAGCACGAGAGCCTGCCCGAGGCCGAGCGCCGCGCCAGCGCGAGCCGGCTCGGCAACAAGCTGTTCATTCCGGCGCTGCTGATCCCGCTGGTGACCGTGATCGGCACCATGCTGTTCAAGGATGTCCGGATCGGTGGCGTGCCGCTGCTCGATCCCAAGAACGTGACCTTCGTCTCGCTCGGGATCGGCTGCCTGATCTCACTGGCGGTGGTGTGCTGGCTTACGCGCGACACCGTGACGCAGGGCCTGCGCGAATCGCGCCGGCTGACCGAGTCGCTGGGCTGGGCGCTGGTGCTGCCGCAGATGCTGGCGATGCTGGGGCTGGTGTTTGCCGACGCGGGCGTGGGCAAGGCCGTGGCGCACCTGACCACCGCCTACATCAACCTGGACTACAAGCTGGTGGCGGTGGCGGTCTATTGCGTCGGCATGGCACTGTTCACGGTGATCATGGGCAATGGCTTCGCCGCCTTCCCGGTGATGACCGGCGGTGTCGGCGTGCCCATCCTGGTCGGCATGTTCGGCGGCAATCCGGCGGTGATGGCAGCGATCGGCATGTTCTCGGGCTATTGCGGTACGCTGATGACGCCGATGGCGGCCAATTTCAATATCGTGCCGGCGGCGCTGCTGGAACTCGACGACAAGAACGCCGTGATCCGCGCCCAGGTGCCGACCGCGCTGGCGATCCTCGCGGCCAATATCGTGCTGCTGTACTGGCTGATGTAA
- the pcp gene encoding pyroglutamyl-peptidase I codes for MPTVLLTGFEPFEDEPINPSWEAVRALDGERVGDAVIVARQLPCVFGAALDAIAELLDALRPTLVIAVGQAGGRAEMSVERVAINVDDARIADNAGAQPIDTAIAADGPAAYFATLPIKAMVRDMRAAGVPASVSQTAGTFVCNHVFYGLMHRLARQPAGAVRGGFIHIPYLPEQAARHPGQPCLAHETLVKGLRTAVATALSTRADVREQGGQLH; via the coding sequence ATGCCTACCGTGCTGCTGACCGGCTTCGAGCCGTTCGAGGACGAACCCATCAACCCATCGTGGGAGGCCGTGCGCGCCCTCGACGGCGAACGCGTCGGCGACGCGGTGATCGTCGCGCGCCAGCTGCCTTGCGTGTTCGGCGCGGCGCTCGATGCGATCGCCGAACTGCTCGACGCGCTGCGGCCGACCCTGGTGATCGCCGTCGGCCAGGCCGGCGGGCGCGCCGAGATGTCGGTCGAGCGCGTGGCGATCAATGTCGACGATGCGCGCATCGCCGACAACGCCGGCGCGCAGCCGATCGACACCGCCATCGCCGCCGACGGCCCGGCCGCCTACTTTGCCACGCTGCCGATCAAGGCGATGGTGCGCGACATGCGCGCGGCCGGCGTGCCGGCGTCGGTATCGCAGACTGCCGGCACCTTCGTCTGCAACCATGTGTTCTACGGGCTGATGCACCGGCTGGCGCGGCAGCCGGCCGGCGCGGTGCGCGGCGGCTTTATCCACATTCCGTATTTGCCCGAGCAGGCGGCGCGGCATCCGGGCCAGCCGTGCCTGGCGCACGAGACCCTGGTGAAGGGCCTGCGCACCGCGGTGGCGACGGCGCTGTCGACCCGCGCCGATGTGCGCGAACAGGGCGGGCAACTGCACTAA